TCGTGATGTGAGGATCGTCGGCAATTATCGTATGCTGGACGAGTCCTGAAACAGGCGAGGCGGAGGAACAATGGCGCCAGACCCGCTGGCCACCGTCGATCTCGAGGTGCTGCTGGCGCAGATGCGGCCTAAGCTGCATCGCTACTGCGCGCGCATGGTCGGCTCGGTCATCGACGGTGAGGACGTGCTGCAGGATGCACTGATCAAGGCGATGGGAGCGCTGCAATCGGTCTCGCCCGTCGTCAGTCCGGAGGGCTGGTTGTTCCGCATCGCGCACAACACCGCGCTGGATTTCCTGCGCCGCCGCAACCGGCAGGAGGCGCTGCATTCGGCTGAGGAGATCGAGATGATTGCCGACCAGCTCGATGATGTGGAGAGCCGCCAGATCGCTGCGACCAGCCTGCGCACCTTCATGCGGCTGCCGGTGGCGCAACGGTCCAGCGTGATCCTGATGGACGTGCTCGGCTGCTCGCTTGCCGAGGTCTGCGACATCATGGATTTCAGCCTGCCGGCGGTGAAGGCCGCGCTGCATCGTGGGCGCACGCAGCTGCGTGAGTTCGCCGAGGAGCCGGACGACGCGCCGCAGCCGGGCCTGTCGGAAGCCGATCGCACGCGGCTCAACGCCTATGTCGGCCATTTCAATGCCCGCGACTTCGACGCGATCCGCGCCATGATCGCCGATGACGTCAGGCTGGAGCTCGTCAACCGCACCAGGCTGAAAGGCAAGGCCGAGGTGTCGCGCTATTTCGGCAATTATTCCAAGGTCAACGACTGGCAACTGGTGACGGGGCAGGTCGAGGGGCGTCCCGCGATCCTGGTGTTCGATCCGAATGAGCCGAATGGGCGGCCGAAATACTTCATGCTGCTGAACTGGTCCGCCGACAAGCTCGCCACCATCAGGGATTTTCGTCACGCGGCGTACGTCATCGATGCTGCCGAGTGGGTGGTGGATAGAGGGTGAGGGGACAATCCGTTGCCCGTCGCGGCGCCGGCCAACTCGATGACGAAAATCTCCCTCAACTCCGAGCCGATCCGTCTGACGTTCGATGCATCCAAGGCGATATGGGGTCCGAAATTTTCGCCTATATCGATGTCTGGGTGGCCTATCGCTACTGACAAAACAAATACGGTCTCGATCACAAGGTCAGCAAGCTCTGCATGATATCGCCGGGCGTGAGCAACAACACCTGCACCGAATCGAGCCTGTACAGCGGCATTACGATGAAGTTCTAGCTTCGCTTGCCTCCAGGAAGCGAATGATGCCGCGTGACTCGCGGCATCATGCTTTGGGAGCCATCAAGCGGGTGCGGCATGACAATTCAATGAGGATTGACCGACACTCTCGCCGCCATCAGCCTCATCTCACCAATTTCCACCTCCCATCCCCCGCGCGCTTCAGCGCGGGGTCGCTCACCCGCACGTGCTCGGCCAGGAAATCGATGAAGGCGCGCACGCGGGCGGGTAGCGGCGCGGTGTGGCCGACATAGACGGCGTGGATGTCTTCGCGGTCGCCGGGATTGTAGTTTTGGAGGACTGGGACAAGACGCCCAGCTTCGATGTCGGGGCCGATATGGAAGAGGGCGAGGCGGGCTAGTCCCACGCCGCCAAGGCAGAGGCGGCGGGCGGCCTCGCCGTCGCTGGCGCGCGCGGCCGGTGGTGGCACAGCTTCCTCGGCGTGGTCGCCACGCTTGAACGGCCAGCCGCGGATGCTGCGCGGAAAGGTCCAGCCGATGCCGCGGTGATCGGCGAGATCGGCCGGTGTCTTTGGCGCGCCGCAGCGGGCGAGGTAGTTTGGAGCGCCGACCACGACCATGCGGCTGGTGCCGAGCTTGCGCGCGACCAGGCGCGAGGCCCGCAGCGGGCCGACGCGGATGGCGACGTCGGCGCGCTCCTGCATCAGGTCGATCAGCGTATCGGTCAGCACGAGATCGAGCGTGACGTCGGGATGCTGCGCCATGAAGCGCGGGATCAGCGGCATCACATGCAACATGCCGAATGGGATGTTGCTGTTGACGGTCAGGCGGCCGCGCGGCGCCGCCCCCGAGGCCGCCTCGCGCTCGGCTTCCTCCATCTCGCTGAGGATGCGCACGGCGCGGTCGTAAAACGCCTGGCCTTCCTCCGTCAGCGTGAGCTTGCGCGTGGTGCGGTTGATCAGCCGGGAGCCGAGCCGCGTCTCCAGCCGCGAGATCAGCTTGCTCACGCCCGACGGCGTCAGCCGCAGTTTTCGTGCGGCCTGGGTGAAGCCGCCGAGATCGACGACACGGACGAAGACCTCCATCTCGGCGGAGCGGTTGGTGTCGAAACGGGCCATGTTGAATTCACGTCACAAATGATTGGATTGCGGACATTCTAATGGTTTTGCCGCGGTGCAGCTATCTGCGTGGCTCGTCTCATCCATTGGAGCAACGCATGCCTCCCGCCGTCCTCGCGCTCACCGCCGGTGCCTTCGGCATCGGCACCACCGAATTCATCATCATGGGCCTCTTGCTGCAGGTCGCCGCCGACATGCATGTCTCCGTGCCGGTCGCCGGCCTGCTGATCTCCGGTTACGCTCTTGGCGTATTCGTGGGCGCGCCGGTCCTCACGCTGGCGACGCGCAAAATGCCGCGGAAAACCGTGCTGCTGGCGCTGATGGCGATTTTCACGCTCGGCAATGCGACCTGCGCGCTCGCGCCGAACTATGAATTGCTGATGGCGGCGCGGGTGCTGACCTCGCTCGCGCACGGCACGTTCTTCGGCGTCGGCTCGGTGGTCGCAACCGGCCTCGTCGCTGAAGACAAGCGCGCCTCCGCCATTGCCACCATGTTCATCGGCCTCACGGTCGCAACGCTGCTGGGCGTGCCGTTCGGGGCCTGGTTCGGCCTGATGCTCGGCTGGCGCGCGGCGTTCTGGGCGGTAACGGTGATCGGCGTGATTGCGTTTGCCGTGGTGGCAGCGCTTGTGCCCGGCCATGTCGGCAAGGACGACAAGGCGATTCCGGTCGCGGAGGAGATCGCGGTGCTCGGCCGTCCGCAGGTGCTGCTCGGCCTTGCCATGACCGTGTTCGGCTTTGCCGGGCTGTTCGTCGTCTTCACCTATATCCAGCCGATCCTGACTCGCTTCACCGGTTTTTCGGAGGCCGCGGTCTCGCCGATCCTGCTGGTGTTCGGCGTTGGCCTTGCGATCGGCAACGTCGCCGGCGGCAAGCTCGCCGATCGTGGCCTTGCGCGTGCGCTGATCGGCACGCTCGCCGCGCTCGCGATCGTGTTGCTCGGCCTGGCCGCCCTGCTGTCGGTCAAGATCGCTGCCATCGCGCTGATCCTGCTGCTCGGCATTGCCGCCTTCGCAACCGTCGCGCCGCTTCAGCTTCGCGTGCTGGAAGCGGCCGGCCCCAGTGGCCGCACGCTGGCCTCCAGCCTCAACATCGCCGCGTTCAATCTCGGCAACGCGCTCGGCGCCTGGGCCGGCGGTGTCACCATCGATCGCGGGCTCGGCCTCTCCGCGCTGCCGCTGGTCGCAGCCGGCATCACGGCGATCGGTCTCCTGCTGGCGCTGTGGAGCCTCCAGCTTGACCGCACGACTGTCGCGGCCGCGGCATGTCCGGCGGAATAGGGAGCGCGATCATGGAGTACCGCAATCTAGGCGCCTCGGGCCTCAAAGTCCCCGTCCTCAGCTTCGGCACCGGCACGTTCGGTGGCCAGGGCCCGCTGTTCTCGGCCTGGGGCCGCAGCGGCGCGGAGGAGGCGCGCAGGCTGATCGACATCTGCCTCGATTCTGGCGTCAATCTGTTCGACAGCGCCGATGTCTATTCGAACGGTGCGTCGGAGGAGATTCTCGGCGCCGCGATCAAGGGCCGTCGCGACAAGGTGCTGATCTCGACCAAGATGAGCCTGCCGATGGGCGATGGTCCGCTCGACGCCGGCTCCTCCCGGCAGCGGCTGCTGTCATCGGTCGAAGCGGCGCTGCGCCGCCTCGGCACCGACACGATCGACCTGCTCCAGCTTCATGCCTTCGACGCGTTCACGCCGATCGAGGAGGTGCTGTCGACGCTCGACGCGCTCGTGCGCGCCGGCAAGCTGCGCTATGTCGGCGTCTCGAATTTTGCGGGCTGGCAGCTGATGAAGTCGCTCGCCATCGCGGACCGGCACGGCTGGCCGCGCTACGTCGCGCACCAGGTCTACTACTCATTGCTCGGCCGCGACTATGAGTGGGAGCTGATGCCGCTCGCGCGCGACCAAGGCGTCGGCGCGCTGGTCTGGAGCCCGCTCGGCTGGGGCCGGCTCACCGGAAAGATCCGGCGCGGCCAGCCGCTGCCGCAAGGAAGCCGCCTGCACGCCACCGCACAGTTCGGCCCGCCCGTGGACGAGGACCGTCTGTACGCCGTGGTCGACGTGCTGGATGCGATTGCCGCAGAGACCGGCCGCACCGTGCCGCAGGTCGCGATCGCCTGGTTGCTCTCGCGTCCCACGGTCTCCTCCGTGATCATCGGCGCGCGCGACGAGGGGCAGCTGCGCGACAATCTCGGTGCGGTCGGCTGGTCGCTGAGCGCGGACCAGATCAAGCGGCTCGACGAGGCGAGCGCGGTGATGCCGCCTTATCCCTATTACCCCTATCGCATCCAGGAGGGCTTTGCGCGGCTGAACCCGCCGCCGGTCTAGGCCGGCGACTGGTAGAATGCCGCGATGGCCGTTGCGATTCCCGGCGGGAGATTCGACTCGCTCTTCAGCGTGTCCAGGAAGGCGGCATCGCCCGCCACCGTGAGGCCATCCAGCTTGATCGGATGCAGCGGCTCGGGCGCCGCCGCAGCGGCGGCCTGCAAATCGGGACCGGTCCGGTCGCCGTTATAGACGAGCCGCGGACGCAGTTGGACATTGTTGCCGAACTGCTCGTCGAGCGCGAGGCGCCATCCTGTGCGCGACACGGTTCCGCCGGCGATCGCCGCCGACATCGCGAGGCTGTGCGGTTGCAGCGTGCCGAGATTGCCAAGCGCAGCGGCCAGGCGGCTCGTCGCGTCCGTCAGCGTGATGTTCTCGATCCCCGGGTCCTGGTCGAGCGAGGTGAAGTCGATCACCCGCGCGCTGCTGCCGATCTTGAGCGCCTCGCCGCTCCCGCCCGCTTTCTGCATGGCGCTCTTCGTTCCATAGCGCGGCCGTCCGCCGATCACCACCAGCACGACATCCTGCTCGCGCGACTTGATCAGATGGCCGTAGGGATCGCCGGTGACGCCCTTCACGACCAGCAGATCGGCGAACTTGCCCTGGGCGATCGTCCCGAGCTTTGCATCCCATTTCAGGATCGTTGCCGGATTGCGCGTCGCCATCGAGACGATGTCGTAATCACTGAAGCCGAGATTGAAATGCGCCGAGACGACCTTCGCCGCTTTCAGCTCACCCAAGAGATTCTTGCTGCCGGATGGCGACCAGTCCGAGCCGAGCGCGATGGTGAGGCCGGCTGTGCGCGCGGCCGCGACATCCGTCGTCTTCCCATAGAGCAGCAGATTGCTCAGGGGAGACCAGACCACCTTCGCCTGGTGCTGTGCCATGGTTCCGAAATCGGTCGCATCGAGCGCCGTGCAGTGAATGCCGGCCAGCGACGGCTCGATCGCCCAATCGCCCGAGCCGTTGCGCAAGGCGAGGAAGTGGCTGTGCGCCTTGGCATCGATGCCTTCGCTGAGGTGCAGCAGGAAGCACGCCGACGATTTCAGCTCGTTGTCGAACTTCGCCCAATCCTCGGCGTCGATGTCGGGAATCTTCGAGTGCGCCCGCGGAAGGTCGGGAGGACTGCCGATCTCGGCGGCACGCAGCGCGCCTTTGTAATATTTGTGGATCGTGCCACTCCAGTTCGACAGCGTGATCCCCTGGCTCGTCGTCGTGCCCGCGACCAGGCATTTGGCTTCGACGTAGCGAACCAGAGCCGGCAGCAGCGAGCCGTCATCGGCCAGCGCAATCGCGCTCATGGGTCCGGTCACGGACGTCTTGTACGATTTGGCGTTCTGCCACTGGTCACGATTGCCGTAGAGCTGCGGCACGCGCCAGAGCGGCAGGATGTTGTAGCTGAGGTGATTGTGCAGTTCGATCAGGCCGGGATAGATGGTGCCGCCGGTTGCGACGGGAGCGATCGCCTCGAAGCCCGCGGGGGCCGGCTGTCCCTTGGGCACGACCGCGGCGATGCGGCTGTCCTCGATGAAGATCGTTCCGCTCTTGATGACGTCGCCCTCGGCCGCCATCGTCACGATCCGCCCGGTCAGGGCCCATCGCTTCGGATTTGCGGCCGGGCTCATGGGATCACCCCGTCGGGTATGGTGATGGTGATCGTGCGTCGTTTGGTCGCCGCGTCAGTGCCCTGGCGCACCGCCCATGCCGCATCACCGCGCATCCAGGCCGGCAGGCCAGCGGGAAGATCCTTCGCGATGATGTCGACGAGCTCGGCAGGCTTGAAGGCATCGCCATAGGGCACCAGCGTCGTCGTCACATCGGGATGCTTGACCTGCGGCGCGAGAGCCGCGAGCGCGGCATTCCACTTGGTCAGCATGATCTTGGTGTTCGCGGCCTGGGTGGCGGCATCATGCGCCGAGCTTTCCGGCCAGGTCGGGTGCGGGATGTGCTGATAGGGAAGCGTCTTGTAGGCCGCGCCATCGGACGTCTTGAGCCAGGCCTTCCAGGCCTCGTCCGCGAGGCCCCCGAGCGAGACGGCGGCCTCGATGTTGCCGGGCGCGAGCACGGCTTTCAGCCATTTGTTGCGATAGCCGACGATGCCCGGCTCATTCTTGTGCTTGCTCCCGCCGCTCTGCCCATAGACGCTGTACAGGAAGGTGTTCACCATCACGTAGCTCTGCGTGACGCCGAGCTTCGCGAGGAGGCCCTGCGTCCGGCGGCCCGCGGTGCCGACCAGGATCCTGCGTACGATGGTTTCGTGCTGGGCCGGATCTTGACCGACGACGAGCACGCGCGCCGATCCGTCGAGGCGGCCGCGGTGAAAGATCGGGCCCCACTCGATCCGGAAATCGTGTGGATCGTAGGCCTCGGCGCCGGGATAGTCGGCGCATAGATCGCGAAATGGCTGTTGGTCGTATCCGCCGTCGAATTCCGTGAGCATGGCAATTGCTCCGATAATGGTCGCGGTCGAAATGGCTGCGTCGAAAAAAGCTGGTCGCAATGTCGCAATCTTAGCGGTAATTCGCCGTCATATTCAACCGCAATATGGGTCAGGAGAGAGGACCTAAGAGTGCCTCAATGAGCACGACGCAAAGAGGCGGAGTTGGCTGACGATTCGATCATTCCGCCCCCTTCGACGGAAGCGATTCGATCTCGCACGAAGCACAGCCGTTGAGAGCTGTGAGAATGTTTGAAGCGTTCGGCTGCACATGATGGTGCACTCTCGGCCCGCAATGAGAGAAAAAAGAAACAGCGCCGGGCAAGCCGCGCCAGCGCGCTGCGATTCATTAATCCAAATTAACCCGAATTCCGGCCAATTCACCAACAGCTGTTAGGGTTACTTCCTCGATCTCTATGCGAATTATTGTCCGCTTTACCACCCGCCTCTAACAGAGGGACGGCGGACAACGCACATGCCTCATACAGGCCAATAAGTGCGGCCCGCTCCACGCGGAGGTGGCACGATGCGCAACGAGACGATCGCTATTCACGCCGGTTACGAGCCCGAAGCCGCCACGCACGCAGTTGCCGTGCCGATCTACCAGACCGCAGCCTATGCCTTCGACAGCGCCGACCATGGCGCGGCGCTGTTCAATCTCGAAGCCGAAGGTTTCCGCTACAGCCGCATCGCCAATCCGACCAGCGCGGTGCTGGAGAAGCGCATCGC
This is a stretch of genomic DNA from Bradyrhizobium sp. CB2312. It encodes these proteins:
- a CDS encoding aldo/keto reductase; its protein translation is MEYRNLGASGLKVPVLSFGTGTFGGQGPLFSAWGRSGAEEARRLIDICLDSGVNLFDSADVYSNGASEEILGAAIKGRRDKVLISTKMSLPMGDGPLDAGSSRQRLLSSVEAALRRLGTDTIDLLQLHAFDAFTPIEEVLSTLDALVRAGKLRYVGVSNFAGWQLMKSLAIADRHGWPRYVAHQVYYSLLGRDYEWELMPLARDQGVGALVWSPLGWGRLTGKIRRGQPLPQGSRLHATAQFGPPVDEDRLYAVVDVLDAIAAETGRTVPQVAIAWLLSRPTVSSVIIGARDEGQLRDNLGAVGWSLSADQIKRLDEASAVMPPYPYYPYRIQEGFARLNPPPV
- a CDS encoding LysR family transcriptional regulator, producing the protein MARFDTNRSAEMEVFVRVVDLGGFTQAARKLRLTPSGVSKLISRLETRLGSRLINRTTRKLTLTEEGQAFYDRAVRILSEMEEAEREAASGAAPRGRLTVNSNIPFGMLHVMPLIPRFMAQHPDVTLDLVLTDTLIDLMQERADVAIRVGPLRASRLVARKLGTSRMVVVGAPNYLARCGAPKTPADLADHRGIGWTFPRSIRGWPFKRGDHAEEAVPPPAARASDGEAARRLCLGGVGLARLALFHIGPDIEAGRLVPVLQNYNPGDREDIHAVYVGHTAPLPARVRAFIDFLAEHVRVSDPALKRAGDGRWKLVR
- a CDS encoding MFS transporter yields the protein MPPAVLALTAGAFGIGTTEFIIMGLLLQVAADMHVSVPVAGLLISGYALGVFVGAPVLTLATRKMPRKTVLLALMAIFTLGNATCALAPNYELLMAARVLTSLAHGTFFGVGSVVATGLVAEDKRASAIATMFIGLTVATLLGVPFGAWFGLMLGWRAAFWAVTVIGVIAFAVVAALVPGHVGKDDKAIPVAEEIAVLGRPQVLLGLAMTVFGFAGLFVVFTYIQPILTRFTGFSEAAVSPILLVFGVGLAIGNVAGGKLADRGLARALIGTLAALAIVLLGLAALLSVKIAAIALILLLGIAAFATVAPLQLRVLEAAGPSGRTLASSLNIAAFNLGNALGAWAGGVTIDRGLGLSALPLVAAGITAIGLLLALWSLQLDRTTVAAAACPAE
- a CDS encoding amidohydrolase family protein, yielding MSPAANPKRWALTGRIVTMAAEGDVIKSGTIFIEDSRIAAVVPKGQPAPAGFEAIAPVATGGTIYPGLIELHNHLSYNILPLWRVPQLYGNRDQWQNAKSYKTSVTGPMSAIALADDGSLLPALVRYVEAKCLVAGTTTSQGITLSNWSGTIHKYYKGALRAAEIGSPPDLPRAHSKIPDIDAEDWAKFDNELKSSACFLLHLSEGIDAKAHSHFLALRNGSGDWAIEPSLAGIHCTALDATDFGTMAQHQAKVVWSPLSNLLLYGKTTDVAAARTAGLTIALGSDWSPSGSKNLLGELKAAKVVSAHFNLGFSDYDIVSMATRNPATILKWDAKLGTIAQGKFADLLVVKGVTGDPYGHLIKSREQDVVLVVIGGRPRYGTKSAMQKAGGSGEALKIGSSARVIDFTSLDQDPGIENITLTDATSRLAAALGNLGTLQPHSLAMSAAIAGGTVSRTGWRLALDEQFGNNVQLRPRLVYNGDRTGPDLQAAAAAAPEPLHPIKLDGLTVAGDAAFLDTLKSESNLPPGIATAIAAFYQSPA
- a CDS encoding uracil-DNA glycosylase, whose amino-acid sequence is MLTEFDGGYDQQPFRDLCADYPGAEAYDPHDFRIEWGPIFHRGRLDGSARVLVVGQDPAQHETIVRRILVGTAGRRTQGLLAKLGVTQSYVMVNTFLYSVYGQSGGSKHKNEPGIVGYRNKWLKAVLAPGNIEAAVSLGGLADEAWKAWLKTSDGAAYKTLPYQHIPHPTWPESSAHDAATQAANTKIMLTKWNAALAALAPQVKHPDVTTTLVPYGDAFKPAELVDIIAKDLPAGLPAWMRGDAAWAVRQGTDAATKRRTITITIPDGVIP
- a CDS encoding sigma-70 family RNA polymerase sigma factor — encoded protein: MAPDPLATVDLEVLLAQMRPKLHRYCARMVGSVIDGEDVLQDALIKAMGALQSVSPVVSPEGWLFRIAHNTALDFLRRRNRQEALHSAEEIEMIADQLDDVESRQIAATSLRTFMRLPVAQRSSVILMDVLGCSLAEVCDIMDFSLPAVKAALHRGRTQLREFAEEPDDAPQPGLSEADRTRLNAYVGHFNARDFDAIRAMIADDVRLELVNRTRLKGKAEVSRYFGNYSKVNDWQLVTGQVEGRPAILVFDPNEPNGRPKYFMLLNWSADKLATIRDFRHAAYVIDAAEWVVDRG